In Polyangiaceae bacterium, a genomic segment contains:
- a CDS encoding RNA polymerase sigma factor, with product MLSLGMALPPAPAPLAAPAPPHELEELTGAVRAAVAAVLRRGRFDPDVDDCTSETLRRAMEGRHRLRSGEPLRPWVVGIARHVALDALRARRRAVTRHHDDDSAMDRVPDSAPGADVKLERAERARRVRRALDTLPDDQRRVLEMFHLEGLAYKEIAQRLDVPIGTVCTWVSRGRRAMAAALDDGVSS from the coding sequence ATGCTTTCGCTCGGAATGGCCCTGCCTCCCGCTCCAGCGCCGCTCGCGGCGCCAGCGCCCCCCCACGAGCTCGAGGAGCTGACGGGGGCGGTGCGTGCCGCCGTCGCCGCAGTGCTGCGACGGGGTCGCTTCGACCCCGACGTGGACGACTGCACCAGCGAGACGCTGCGACGCGCGATGGAAGGCCGTCACCGGCTGCGCTCCGGAGAACCGCTCCGGCCTTGGGTCGTGGGCATCGCGCGCCACGTGGCGCTCGACGCTCTGCGCGCGCGACGCCGCGCCGTCACTCGTCACCACGACGACGACTCGGCGATGGACCGCGTGCCGGACTCCGCGCCGGGAGCCGACGTGAAGCTCGAGCGCGCCGAGCGCGCTCGTCGCGTGCGGCGCGCCCTGGACACCTTGCCCGACGATCAGCGCCGCGTCCTCGAGATGTTTCACCTCGAGGGGTTGGCCTACAAGGAAATCGCACAACGCCTCGACGTGCCCATCGGCACGGTATGCACTTGGGTGTCGCGGGGACGTCGCGCCATGGCGGCGGCCCTCGACGATGGAGTCAGCTCATGA